One window of Papaver somniferum cultivar HN1 chromosome 9, ASM357369v1, whole genome shotgun sequence genomic DNA carries:
- the LOC113313087 gene encoding uncharacterized protein At2g39795, mitochondrial-like, translating to MERIIKKVVASSITPVLLAFKNTPRRNYSSSPIFITQQLKNNSTISRLIYQIRTPTRDFSSSSIGNKGPSGSHQIICDGEEAEQVLLKKVVETPREFPFKIEDKPRKQTITLTRKYRGDDIRVIVHMPADHSSTIEGSGDELDDQNHDKHKDSVGDPQSSIRLVVTGTNFLGTTLEYGVIAYPDDFSVDSFCIKYANAPDEENIYYRGPD from the exons ATGGAGAGAATCATCAAGAAAGTTGTTGCATCTTCGATAACCCCGGTACTACTAGCGTTTAAGAATACCCCTCGTCGAAATTACAGCTCTTCACCCATCTTCATCACCCAACAATTGAAGAATAATAGTACCATCAGTCGTTTAATTTATCAAATTCGGACTCCAACTCGtgacttctcttcttcttctatcgGTAACAAGGGACCGTCTGGATCTCATCAAATCATATGTGATGGTGAGGAAGCTGAACAAGTtcttcttaaaaag GTTGTGGAGACACCAAGAGAGTTTCCCTTCAAAATTGAAGATAAACCAAGGAAGCAAACCATAACATTGACTAGAAAATACCGGGGTGATGATATCAGAGTCATAGTTCATATGCCTGCAGATCACTCTTCTACAATCGAGGGAAGCGGTGATGAGTTGGATGACCAGAATCATGACAAACACAAGGATAGTGTTGGTGATCCACAGTCCAGCATTCGCTTAGTTGTAACTGGTACAAATTTTCTCGGGACTACTTTGGAGTACGGTGTCATTGCTTATCCAGATGACTTTTCGGTAGACAGTTTCTGCATCAAGTATGCAAATGCTCCAGATGAAGAAAATATATATTACAGAGGACCTGATTAA